One segment of Capnocytophaga sp. oral taxon 878 DNA contains the following:
- the dut gene encoding dUTP diphosphatase, with translation MRVKIKNLSGNPLPEYQTQGAAGVDLRANLLEEAITLEPLERCLIPTGLYMEIEEGYEAQVRPRSGMAIKYGITVINSPGTIDSDYRGEVKVPIVNLSVEPFTISHGERIAQMVFAKYEKATFEQVEELSETERGAGGFGSTGK, from the coding sequence ATGAGAGTGAAAATTAAAAACTTATCGGGAAACCCGCTGCCTGAATACCAAACACAAGGAGCGGCAGGAGTAGACCTTAGAGCGAATTTGCTAGAAGAGGCGATTACTTTAGAGCCTTTGGAACGGTGTTTGATACCTACAGGATTATATATGGAGATTGAGGAAGGCTATGAAGCACAAGTGAGGCCACGTAGTGGTATGGCAATAAAATACGGGATTACAGTGATAAACAGTCCTGGTACTATTGACAGTGATTATAGGGGAGAGGTGAAGGTGCCAATAGTGAACCTATCGGTAGAGCCATTTACTATATCGCACGGGGAACGCATCGCGCAAATGGTATTTGCCAAGTATGAGAAAGCGACCTTTGAACAAGTGGAAGAGTTATCGGAAACAGAGAGAGGAGCAGGAGGCTTTGGGAGTACAGGGAAGTAA
- a CDS encoding DUF4292 domain-containing protein, producing MKRIILLFVVLLLASCKTKQAVVEPAGKASIDKHAKEIIIHHLESSPTFKTLSGSVQVSYTNGDKEQSIPLTFRMEKDRVIWLSAPLGVAKVMATPEKAEYYNRLDNSFFSGDFSYISSMLDIEVGFNELQNLLLGNTFYPFSFENEGIITLLKEDNNLYNIQVEDESPIRTIYRFLPDSYRVQATEVRHLGTTQQAMVTYTYQQVDKLLFPLTVKINTTEGEHKSEITLEFKNLSLDKELSFPFKIPSGMKEITVKKQE from the coding sequence ATGAAGAGAATCATTTTGTTATTTGTAGTATTGCTGTTGGCAAGCTGTAAGACCAAGCAAGCAGTGGTAGAGCCTGCGGGCAAGGCAAGCATTGATAAGCATGCTAAAGAGATTATTATTCATCATTTGGAATCATCACCTACATTTAAAACCCTTAGCGGGAGTGTGCAGGTAAGTTATACCAATGGAGATAAGGAGCAGAGTATCCCTCTGACATTCCGAATGGAAAAGGATAGGGTTATATGGCTATCGGCGCCATTGGGAGTGGCTAAAGTGATGGCAACCCCTGAGAAAGCAGAATACTATAACCGCTTAGATAATTCTTTTTTTAGTGGTGATTTTAGTTACATCAGTAGTATGCTGGATATAGAAGTAGGTTTTAATGAATTACAAAATCTTCTGTTGGGGAATACTTTTTATCCTTTTTCATTTGAAAACGAGGGGATAATTACCTTGCTTAAAGAAGATAATAACTTGTACAATATACAGGTAGAAGATGAATCGCCAATACGGACTATTTATCGGTTTTTGCCAGACTCCTACCGTGTGCAAGCAACAGAGGTACGACACTTAGGTACGACACAACAAGCAATGGTTACTTATACCTATCAGCAGGTGGATAAGTTGCTTTTTCCCTTAACAGTTAAAATAAACACTACAGAAGGTGAACATAAGAGTGAGATTACTTTAGAGTTTAAAAACTTAAGTTTGGATAAAGAGTTGAGTTTTCCGTTTAAAATTCCATCAGGGATGAAAGAGATAACCGTTAAGAAGCAAGAATGA
- a CDS encoding murein hydrolase activator EnvC, producing MRVLLKIVFISLLLFPCLLTAQTKQKELEQRKRALLEQIKQMSALRQQQSQQHRSTVQQIEAANEKILMRTRLIQINQQQANLLTKEIDDNEKQLRTLKKELEFHKEEYAKIIRQSYKSRSAENRLLFLLSSESFTQAYKRLAYMKQYVNYRKEQVALIQTKTEKIKSLNDTLLVQRDEKNKVLAEQRQEQATLQQEKRELEQLATNIRTVERSYESQIREKQKQANAIDREIQRLIRLAIIEANKRNSKANTSTAAQPSTTITTDSNTEITFVLTPESRRVADSFEANKGNLIWPVVKGYKSQGFGVYYDPVYPELQHYNNGVTIATEKGAEARCVFEGEVSAIQSIPGSNKVVQVRHGNYITIYYNLTDVYVKKGDKVKAKEALGRIFTDSHGKTEMKFFLYKNTTRLNPEFWIHKM from the coding sequence ATGAGGGTTTTATTAAAAATAGTATTTATATCATTGTTGTTGTTTCCTTGTTTGCTAACGGCACAAACAAAGCAGAAAGAGTTGGAACAGCGCAAGCGGGCATTGCTGGAACAGATAAAGCAGATGTCGGCACTGCGGCAACAACAGAGTCAGCAGCACCGCTCGACAGTACAGCAGATAGAAGCTGCTAATGAGAAAATATTGATGCGCACGCGACTGATACAGATAAACCAGCAACAGGCAAATCTTCTGACAAAAGAAATAGATGATAATGAAAAGCAGTTGCGTACTCTTAAGAAAGAGTTGGAGTTTCATAAGGAAGAGTATGCCAAGATTATAAGGCAGTCATACAAAAGTAGATCGGCAGAGAATAGGTTATTGTTTTTGCTGTCATCGGAGAGTTTTACACAAGCTTATAAACGATTGGCGTATATGAAACAATATGTGAACTATCGGAAAGAGCAGGTAGCCCTTATACAAACGAAAACTGAGAAGATAAAGAGCCTAAATGATACTTTACTAGTTCAGCGAGATGAGAAGAACAAAGTGCTTGCCGAGCAAAGGCAAGAGCAAGCAACCTTGCAGCAAGAAAAACGTGAACTGGAACAACTGGCAACTAATATACGTACAGTAGAGCGCAGTTATGAAAGCCAAATTAGAGAGAAACAAAAACAGGCTAATGCTATAGACCGAGAAATACAACGCTTGATACGCTTGGCTATTATTGAAGCAAATAAACGTAATAGTAAAGCAAATACTAGTACAGCAGCACAACCTTCAACTACTATTACTACTGATAGTAATACTGAGATTACTTTTGTGCTAACCCCTGAATCACGCCGAGTAGCTGATAGTTTTGAAGCTAATAAAGGCAACCTAATATGGCCTGTAGTGAAAGGGTATAAATCACAAGGTTTTGGTGTGTATTATGACCCTGTATATCCTGAACTTCAACATTATAACAATGGAGTGACTATAGCTACTGAAAAGGGAGCTGAAGCCCGTTGTGTGTTTGAAGGAGAAGTATCGGCTATACAATCAATACCAGGAAGTAACAAAGTAGTACAGGTACGGCATGGTAACTATATTACTATCTACTACAACCTTACTGATGTATATGTGAAAAAAGGCGATAAAGTGAAAGCTAAAGAGGCTTTAGGAAGGATATTTACGGATAGTCATGGTAAAACTGAAATGAAGTTCTTTTTATATAAGAATACCACAAGGCTAAACCCTGAATTTTGGATACATAAAATGTAG
- a CDS encoding beta-ketoacyl synthase, which yields MNRVVITGMGIYSCIGTTLAEVRTSLYEGKSGIIFSPERKEYGYRSALTGYVPTPDLKSLLGRRERISMGQESEFAYMATREALANASIDTHYLQKNEVGILFGNDSVAESVILTNDKIREKKDTTLVGSGAVFRTMNSTVTMNLSTLFGLRGVNMSISAACASGSHAVGLAYLLIQSGMQDCIICGGAQEVNKYSMGSFDGLGVFSMREEAPTQASRPFDAARDGLVPSGGAAALVLESYESAMRRGVTPIAEVVGYGFSSNGGHISTPNVDGPAQAMARALQNARMQASDIDYINAHATSTPIGDANEAKAIHQIFGSQTPVSSTKALTGHECWMAGASEIVYATLMMQHNFIAPNINFENPDADSQKLRIIAETTQISIRAFLSNSFGFGGTNSAIIVKK from the coding sequence ATGAACAGAGTTGTTATTACCGGAATGGGAATATATTCGTGCATAGGCACCACACTTGCCGAAGTACGCACATCACTATATGAAGGGAAATCAGGGATAATTTTTTCTCCTGAAAGAAAAGAATATGGTTACCGCTCGGCTCTTACAGGCTATGTGCCTACTCCTGATTTGAAAAGCCTATTAGGTAGGCGTGAGCGTATCTCGATGGGTCAAGAAAGTGAATTTGCTTATATGGCTACCCGTGAAGCTCTTGCCAATGCCTCTATTGATACTCATTATCTGCAAAAAAATGAAGTAGGAATACTTTTTGGCAATGATAGTGTAGCCGAATCAGTAATACTTACTAATGATAAAATACGTGAGAAGAAAGATACTACTTTAGTAGGCTCAGGAGCAGTATTTCGCACAATGAATTCTACAGTAACAATGAACCTCTCAACTCTCTTTGGACTTAGAGGTGTGAATATGAGCATCAGTGCAGCTTGTGCTAGTGGCTCACATGCTGTGGGATTAGCATATTTACTCATACAAAGTGGTATGCAAGACTGTATTATTTGTGGAGGTGCTCAAGAGGTGAATAAGTATAGTATGGGTAGCTTTGATGGCTTAGGGGTTTTCTCTATGCGTGAAGAAGCTCCTACCCAAGCTTCTCGCCCTTTTGATGCCGCTCGTGATGGCTTAGTCCCTAGCGGAGGCGCAGCAGCCTTGGTCTTAGAAAGCTATGAGTCGGCAATGCGCCGGGGGGTTACTCCCATAGCCGAGGTAGTAGGTTATGGTTTTTCTTCCAATGGGGGGCATATTTCTACTCCTAATGTAGATGGTCCTGCCCAAGCTATGGCACGTGCACTTCAAAATGCCCGCATGCAAGCTTCCGATATTGATTATATCAATGCCCATGCTACCTCCACCCCTATAGGTGATGCCAATGAGGCAAAAGCTATCCACCAAATATTTGGTAGCCAAACTCCTGTAAGTTCTACCAAAGCCCTCACAGGGCATGAGTGCTGGATGGCAGGAGCAAGTGAAATAGTATATGCTACCCTTATGATGCAACACAACTTCATAGCCCCTAATATCAACTTTGAAAATCCTGATGCAGATAGTCAAAAACTGCGCATTATAGCCGAGACTACCCAAATCTCTATCCGTGCTTTTTTAAGCAATTCTTTTGGCTTCGGAGGCACCAATTCGGCAATTATAGTTAAAAAGTAA
- the purD gene encoding phosphoribosylamine--glycine ligase, with translation MNILILGSGGREHAFAVKLHESPLCEALYIAPGNGGTHTVATNVAIAPTDFAALKAFVLEKKISMVVVGPEDPLVQGVYDFFANDKELSHVQVIGPSKQGATLEGSKEFAKEFMVRHNIPTAKYASFTKETVEKGCAFLSTMKAPYVLKADGLAAGKGVVILEDLTQAQDELRRMLIEEKFGQASTKVVIEEFLKGIELSCFVLTDGQQYKILPTAKDYKRIGEGDTGLNTGGMGAVSPVPFADEAFMQKIEERIVKPTIEGLHKEGIIYKGFVFIGLIKVEGEPYVIEYNVRMGDPETEAVLPRIESDLIPLFQSLYNGTLASQELKVTPQSATTVVMVSGGYPEEYEKGKVITGTERAIGSTVYHAGTTLKDGKLLTAGGRVLAVTSLGKDFKAALKHSYENIEKIKFEGAYYRRDIGKDL, from the coding sequence ATGAATATACTGATATTAGGCTCTGGCGGACGCGAACACGCTTTTGCCGTAAAACTGCACGAAAGTCCGCTATGCGAGGCACTTTACATTGCTCCTGGTAACGGGGGTACTCATACAGTGGCTACTAATGTAGCTATTGCACCTACTGACTTTGCAGCACTAAAAGCCTTTGTGCTTGAGAAAAAAATAAGTATGGTAGTGGTAGGGCCAGAAGACCCCTTAGTGCAAGGAGTGTATGATTTCTTTGCAAACGATAAAGAACTTAGTCACGTGCAAGTGATAGGACCTTCAAAACAAGGGGCTACCCTAGAAGGTAGTAAAGAGTTTGCTAAAGAGTTTATGGTAAGGCATAATATCCCTACGGCTAAATACGCAAGTTTCACTAAAGAAACGGTAGAAAAGGGGTGCGCTTTCCTCAGCACAATGAAAGCGCCTTATGTACTGAAAGCCGATGGATTGGCAGCGGGTAAAGGGGTGGTAATTCTTGAAGATTTGACCCAAGCCCAAGATGAATTACGCCGGATGCTTATTGAAGAGAAATTTGGGCAAGCAAGCACTAAGGTGGTAATAGAAGAGTTTCTAAAAGGTATTGAACTAAGCTGCTTTGTGCTTACCGATGGGCAGCAATACAAAATATTACCTACGGCTAAAGACTACAAACGCATAGGAGAAGGAGATACCGGACTGAATACCGGCGGTATGGGAGCAGTATCACCAGTTCCTTTTGCTGATGAAGCTTTTATGCAGAAGATAGAAGAACGCATCGTAAAACCTACTATTGAGGGATTACATAAGGAAGGTATTATATATAAGGGTTTTGTATTTATTGGGCTTATAAAAGTAGAAGGAGAGCCTTATGTGATAGAATATAATGTGCGTATGGGAGACCCTGAAACAGAAGCTGTATTACCACGTATAGAAAGTGACCTGATACCACTATTCCAATCACTATATAATGGTACATTGGCTTCGCAAGAGCTGAAAGTAACCCCACAGAGTGCTACTACTGTAGTAATGGTATCGGGGGGATATCCTGAGGAGTATGAGAAAGGGAAGGTTATTACAGGTACTGAAAGGGCTATAGGAAGTACTGTATATCATGCTGGTACTACCCTAAAAGATGGCAAGTTACTAACTGCTGGAGGTAGGGTACTTGCTGTAACTTCTTTAGGTAAGGATTTTAAAGCTGCTTTAAAACACTCATACGAGAATATTGAGAAGATAAAATTTGAAGGGGCTTACTACAGAAGGGATATAGGAAAAGACCTTTAG
- a CDS encoding WG repeat-containing protein → MKQLIIYLAILISNIMMGQDFLGRSNYSCRGWIYKSSGINIAAMEIRQLKWIEEYKSVYVSFLEGIYIVQSIKTSKYGMVDRKNKVVIPLIYEDLGTFECPSNIAFAKMNGKWGAINEKGEIAIPFEYDKFKISYADGNPFCVQKNNKWGRVNEKGEVVTPFEYDEVMLTGYTSTFLKKDNKWGGINAKGEMILPFVYDQVKVEYMVGVFLSKDNKWGMMDKNNELIIPAVYDYISLLSKYWERTIYCLVTKEGKKGVVNNNHKVIVPFDTYNSISGPCYDTFLTSLKNKKGFFDNEGKVITPAIYEEAKDFDRGIAQVKHNGKWGCIDKEGKEVTSCQYDEMKTCFDIIAVRLNGYWGFINLQGELIVPCQYEEIQKFNGDAIGVKYNGKWGVINKQGTLVTPHKYNKSYEIR, encoded by the coding sequence ATGAAACAACTCATAATATATCTTGCAATATTGATAAGTAATATTATGATGGGACAGGACTTTTTGGGAAGAAGTAATTACAGTTGCAGAGGTTGGATATATAAAAGTAGCGGTATAAACATTGCTGCGATGGAAATAAGACAACTTAAGTGGATAGAAGAATACAAATCGGTATATGTAAGTTTTTTAGAAGGGATTTATATTGTACAGAGTATTAAGACATCTAAATACGGTATGGTAGACCGTAAGAACAAGGTTGTTATCCCTTTGATATATGAAGACTTAGGTACATTTGAATGTCCGTCGAACATTGCTTTTGCAAAGATGAATGGCAAGTGGGGGGCTATTAATGAGAAAGGAGAAATAGCAATTCCTTTTGAGTATGACAAATTTAAAATCAGTTATGCTGATGGGAATCCTTTTTGTGTGCAAAAAAACAACAAGTGGGGACGTGTAAATGAAAAAGGTGAAGTTGTAACTCCTTTTGAGTATGATGAGGTAATGCTTACGGGGTATACTAGTACTTTCCTGAAAAAAGATAATAAATGGGGAGGTATTAATGCCAAAGGAGAAATGATACTCCCCTTTGTTTATGACCAAGTGAAGGTAGAATATATGGTTGGTGTGTTTTTAAGCAAAGACAATAAATGGGGGATGATGGATAAGAATAACGAGCTTATCATTCCTGCTGTATATGACTACATCAGCCTGCTAAGTAAATATTGGGAACGTACTATTTACTGTTTGGTTACCAAAGAAGGGAAAAAAGGAGTGGTAAATAATAACCATAAAGTAATTGTTCCTTTTGATACTTATAATAGTATTTCGGGTCCTTGTTATGATACTTTTTTGACAAGCTTGAAGAATAAGAAAGGTTTCTTTGATAATGAAGGGAAAGTTATTACGCCTGCCATATACGAAGAAGCTAAAGATTTTGATAGAGGTATTGCACAAGTAAAGCACAATGGCAAATGGGGTTGTATTGACAAAGAAGGAAAAGAAGTAACCTCTTGCCAATATGATGAGATGAAAACTTGTTTTGATATTATAGCAGTACGCCTTAATGGGTATTGGGGGTTTATCAACCTGCAAGGAGAATTAATTGTACCCTGCCAATATGAAGAGATACAAAAGTTTAATGGCGATGCAATAGGGGTAAAATATAACGGGAAATGGGGCGTAATAAACAAACAAGGGACGTTAGTAACTCCTCACAAATACAATAAATCATACGAAATAAGATGA
- the nadE gene encoding NAD(+) synthase produces MENTANIITEWLKNYAEKAGVKGLVIGISGGVDSAVVSTLCARTGLPTLCLEMPIHQAESHVSRAEEHIAFLKDRYTNVSNMRVDLTPVFDQFVVQVPLTDKNTYEMALANTRARLRMTTLYYFAGLEGYIVVGTGNKIEDFGVGFFTKYGDGGVDVSPIADLMKSEVYKLGEYLGIPKSILKAKPSDGLFGDDRSDEDQLKATYDELEWAMLQTEQGKKADDFSGREREVFEIYTRLNRANQHKMQPIPICKIKK; encoded by the coding sequence ATGGAAAATACAGCTAATATTATTACAGAATGGTTAAAGAATTACGCCGAGAAAGCAGGCGTTAAGGGCTTAGTGATAGGGATATCGGGCGGGGTGGACTCGGCAGTAGTTTCGACCTTATGCGCGCGCACTGGACTGCCTACATTATGCTTGGAGATGCCTATTCATCAGGCAGAAAGCCACGTGAGTAGGGCTGAAGAACACATTGCTTTTTTAAAAGATAGATACACAAATGTGAGTAATATGAGGGTAGACCTAACCCCTGTGTTTGATCAATTTGTGGTGCAAGTGCCTTTGACGGATAAAAATACTTATGAAATGGCGCTTGCCAATACAAGAGCGAGATTACGTATGACTACTTTGTACTATTTTGCTGGACTGGAAGGCTATATAGTAGTGGGCACGGGTAATAAGATTGAAGATTTTGGGGTAGGTTTTTTCACTAAATACGGCGATGGTGGTGTGGATGTGAGTCCGATAGCCGACCTGATGAAGAGTGAGGTATATAAATTGGGAGAGTATTTGGGAATCCCGAAAAGTATTTTGAAGGCGAAACCTTCGGACGGTCTTTTTGGCGATGACCGCAGTGATGAAGACCAGCTAAAGGCTACATACGACGAGCTGGAATGGGCAATGCTACAAACTGAACAAGGGAAAAAGGCTGATGATTTTAGCGGTAGGGAGCGTGAAGTATTTGAGATATACACGCGCCTGAATAGGGCTAACCAGCACAAGATGCAACCGATACCGATTTGCAAAATAAAGAAGTAA
- a CDS encoding site-specific integrase: MKKVKRSTFKVLFYLKKNAPKKNGKVAIMGRITIDNQVAQFSTKLEILPQKWDLKYGRVTGKTEEATQLNRKLEEIRSRIITHYEVLMKYEGVVTAQKLKATFLGIGVMEDSLLKVYENFKEGFALMVEKGVRSYSTLNKYENVYTHLSEFIQYKYRRSDISFKELTEDFINDFDFYLRVNKSLTHNTIWVYMMPLCKMVEIAIDKGIIYRNPFKNYISSMEEKDRGYLLREEVETLLQYHPKSASAELVRDLFVFSCFTGFSYIDIKQLKKSHLQSFFDGNKWLIKRRQKSDVPCNVRLLDIAEKIIEKYEGTTRTEALFPTPSNANCNLLIKKMMKDCNIIREKPISFHWARHTFGTLFLTEGVPLESVSKMMGHKNIKTTQIYAKITNEKISKDMEIAAERLKNLKIG, from the coding sequence ATGAAAAAAGTAAAACGCTCAACTTTTAAGGTATTGTTCTACCTTAAAAAGAACGCCCCAAAAAAGAACGGTAAAGTTGCTATTATGGGGCGTATTACCATTGACAATCAGGTAGCTCAGTTTAGTACCAAACTTGAAATCCTTCCACAGAAATGGGATTTGAAGTACGGAAGGGTAACAGGTAAAACAGAAGAAGCTACCCAACTTAATCGCAAGCTGGAAGAGATTCGCTCACGTATCATTACTCATTATGAGGTGTTGATGAAGTACGAGGGAGTGGTTACTGCTCAGAAGCTAAAAGCTACTTTTCTAGGCATAGGAGTAATGGAAGATTCCTTGCTAAAAGTCTATGAGAATTTCAAAGAAGGCTTTGCCTTGATGGTAGAAAAAGGTGTTAGAAGTTACAGCACTCTTAACAAATATGAGAATGTATACACTCATTTGAGCGAGTTTATCCAGTACAAATACCGCAGAAGTGATATTTCTTTCAAAGAGCTTACAGAAGACTTTATTAATGATTTTGACTTTTACCTTAGAGTCAATAAAAGTCTTACTCACAACACAATATGGGTTTATATGATGCCCCTTTGTAAAATGGTAGAAATAGCTATAGACAAGGGTATCATCTATCGTAATCCCTTTAAGAATTACATAAGCTCTATGGAGGAGAAAGACAGAGGCTATTTGCTTAGAGAGGAAGTAGAAACTCTTTTACAATATCACCCTAAGAGTGCTTCTGCTGAATTAGTACGAGACCTATTTGTTTTTAGTTGCTTTACAGGTTTTTCGTATATTGACATTAAGCAGCTCAAAAAAAGTCACTTACAATCATTCTTTGACGGCAACAAATGGCTTATCAAACGACGTCAGAAATCCGATGTGCCTTGTAATGTTCGTCTGTTGGATATAGCCGAGAAAATTATTGAAAAATATGAGGGTACGACTCGTACAGAGGCACTATTTCCTACACCCTCCAATGCTAATTGCAACCTCCTGATTAAAAAGATGATGAAAGATTGTAACATCATTCGTGAAAAACCTATCTCCTTTCACTGGGCACGCCATACCTTTGGTACTCTGTTCTTAACAGAAGGGGTTCCCTTGGAAAGCGTTAGCAAGATGATGGGACATAAGAATATCAAAACCACCCAGATTTATGCTAAAATCACCAATGAGAAAATTAGCAAGGATATGGAAATTGCTGCCGAACGATTAAAGAATTTAAAGATAGGCTAA
- the mobA gene encoding conjugal transfer protein MobA — protein MDNKLQPQKRKLGRVPKIDKAIYRYTISFNQVEHTRFLSLFEQSGMKVKAHFITSVLFSKEIKSVKIDKSVMDFYIKLTELYGQFRAVGVNYNQIVKILYRNFSEKKAAAYLFKLEQQTAQMVAICKEIMALSQQLEQHITEKNKKNGR, from the coding sequence ATGGACAATAAATTACAACCTCAAAAACGAAAATTAGGAAGAGTTCCTAAAATAGATAAGGCTATTTACCGGTATACTATCAGTTTCAATCAGGTAGAACATACTCGATTTTTATCTCTTTTCGAACAATCAGGAATGAAAGTCAAAGCTCATTTTATCACTTCGGTATTATTTTCCAAAGAAATCAAAAGTGTAAAAATCGATAAATCAGTAATGGATTTTTATATCAAACTCACCGAACTCTATGGACAATTTCGGGCAGTGGGCGTGAATTACAATCAGATAGTAAAGATTTTGTATCGCAATTTTTCCGAAAAGAAAGCCGCTGCCTATCTGTTTAAACTCGAACAGCAAACCGCTCAAATGGTGGCTATCTGTAAAGAAATTATGGCTCTTTCGCAACAATTAGAACAGCATATCACTGAAAAAAACAAGAAAAATGGTCGCTAA